Sequence from the Candidatus Nealsonbacteria bacterium genome:
TTATTTTCTGGCAAAGTTCAATTAACTCTTCGTCAGTTAGATAACCCAGAAACTCCAAGGTGATGTGCAAATTTTCCGTTTTTGTCCAACGGCAAGGCAGCTCTGGCCACTTTGACTGAAAGGAGCTTAGCTCCTTTTTTATATTTTCCGGTAAATTTATGGCAGTAAAAATTCTATGGCGCATGTTCTTTCACCGCCTTCGGCGGTTCAGTCAAGTTAAAAATTAAAAGCGAAAAATTAAAAATTACGATTGAATTATATCATTATTTAAGATAAAATTAAAGTATGAAAAAAGAAGCTCATCTTTATAAGAAATTAAAGGATAAAAAGGTTTACCCTGTTAAATCCCGCAAAGCGGGTGCTCTACCTTTGGTAGAGCAATTTAACAGGGTGAAATGCCAAAATTGCGCTCATTGCTGCGTTATTTTACCGGGGAAAAGAGGAATTTGCGGGGTGAGAGAAAATATTGACGGAAAATTGTATGCCTTAAATTACGGTAAGGCCATTGCCTGTCACATTGACCCTATCGAAAAAAAGCCATTTTTCCATTTTTTGCCGGGAAGCCACTCGTTATCAATAGCCACAGTTGGTTGTAATTTCGTCTGCCGGAATTGCCAAAATAGTGACATTTCCCAGGCGCCAAAACCAGATAAGCCGGTTTTAGGTGAAGATTTGCCGCCAGAAGAAATTATTAAAATTGCTTTAAAAAATAATTTACCCAGCATATCATACACTTATACCGAACCAACGATATTTTTAGAATATGCTTTGGATACGATGAAATTGGCAAAAAAAGCAGGCTTGAAAAACAATTTTGTTTCCAATGGATTTATGAGCCCTGAATCGGCAAAATTAGTAATCCCCTATCTTGATGCTATTAATATTGATGTCAAAAGTTTTTCCGAAGAGTTTTATAGAGAGGTTTGCGGGGCGCGGCTCCAACCGGTTTTGGATACTGCCAAATTAATGAAAAAATCAGGCGTTTGGACGGAAATAACAACCTTAGTAATTCCTACCCTTTCAGATTCAGAAAAAATGTTTAGGGATATTGCCAAATTTATTAAAGAAGAATTGGGCCCTGAAACGCCCTGGCATATCAGCCGATTTTCCGGCGCTATTTCCTGGAAATTGCAGCATTTACCGGATACTCCGGTAGAAACTCTGAAAATGGCTTGTAAAATTGGCAAAGAAATGGGCTTAAAATATATCTATACCGGGAATGTTCCCGGTCTGCCTTCGGAAGACACCTTTTGCCCAAAATGCAATGCCTTAGTAATTAATAGAACGGGTTATGTTATTTCCCGTTATGACAAAAGCGGCCAATGTCCAAAATGCGGAGAAAATCTGGATATTATCATTAAATAATTTCTATTTTCTAGATTCTATATTCTAAATTCTATGATTATTTTCGCTTGTATTTCCCCCCATCCGCCAATATTTCTTCCCTCAATAGGTTCAAAAAAAGACAGAAAACAAGTAAAGAAAAC
This genomic interval carries:
- the amrS gene encoding AmmeMemoRadiSam system radical SAM enzyme, with the translated sequence MKKEAHLYKKLKDKKVYPVKSRKAGALPLVEQFNRVKCQNCAHCCVILPGKRGICGVRENIDGKLYALNYGKAIACHIDPIEKKPFFHFLPGSHSLSIATVGCNFVCRNCQNSDISQAPKPDKPVLGEDLPPEEIIKIALKNNLPSISYTYTEPTIFLEYALDTMKLAKKAGLKNNFVSNGFMSPESAKLVIPYLDAINIDVKSFSEEFYREVCGARLQPVLDTAKLMKKSGVWTEITTLVIPTLSDSEKMFRDIAKFIKEELGPETPWHISRFSGAISWKLQHLPDTPVETLKMACKIGKEMGLKYIYTGNVPGLPSEDTFCPKCNALVINRTGYVISRYDKSGQCPKCGENLDIIIK